One genomic segment of Luteimonas galliterrae includes these proteins:
- a CDS encoding DUF421 domain-containing protein: protein MNDLFQLSAPWWHFVLRAVAIYLMVMLLVRLSGKRAVGQFTPFDLVLLILIGNAVQNGLNGGDNSMTGAAILAACLIGLNYLAAWLSSRNTTARRLIEGAPTVLAKDGHIFHDVLRRELVSKADFHEAMRQADCQDVEQIYMATLETDGHISVMKRKRGETL, encoded by the coding sequence ATGAACGACCTGTTCCAGCTGTCGGCGCCCTGGTGGCACTTCGTCCTGCGCGCGGTGGCCATCTATCTGATGGTGATGCTGCTGGTGCGCCTGTCCGGCAAGCGGGCGGTGGGCCAGTTCACGCCCTTCGATCTGGTCCTGCTGATCCTGATCGGCAACGCCGTTCAGAACGGGCTGAACGGGGGCGACAACTCCATGACCGGCGCGGCCATCCTGGCCGCCTGCCTGATCGGGCTGAACTACCTGGCGGCGTGGCTGTCCTCGCGCAACACGACGGCGCGTCGGCTCATCGAGGGCGCGCCGACGGTGCTGGCCAAGGACGGGCACATCTTCCACGACGTGCTGCGGCGCGAGCTGGTCAGCAAGGCCGACTTCCACGAAGCGATGCGCCAGGCGGATTGCCAGGACGTGGAGCAGATCTATATGGCCACGCTGGAAACCGATGGGCATATCAGCGTGATGAAGCGCAAGCGCGGCGAAACTCTGTAG
- the polA gene encoding DNA polymerase I: MKRLVLIDGSSYLYRAFHALPPLSNAAGEPTGALFGVVNMLRATLKEKPDFAAFVVDAPGKTFRDDLYAEYKANRPPMPDDLRAQVMPMCEIVQALGFPILRVDGVEADDVIGTLALQGAAQGIEITISTGDKDFAQLVRPGIALVNTMSGSRLDSEATVVDKFGVRPEQIVDMLALMGDAIDNVPGVEKCGPKTAAKWLAEYGTLDGVIAHAYDIKGKIGDNLRAAVDRLPLNRELVTIKTDVELGGGPDTLLLRDRDVDTLRNLYARYGFNQALKELDGAAAAGGVPEKEPGRARGTGFVSAPAPVAAVDPALSAPGEYETILLPSQLRAWIERLQAADEFAFDSETDSLDPMQANLVGLSFSVEPGKAAYLPLAHHYPGAPEQLDRAQTLAALAPLFADAGRKKLGQHGKYDLHVLRRHGIEVKGYADDTMLESFVLNSGSSRHDMDSLAQRYLGYETIKYEQVAGKGSKAIPFSAVAIDDATRYAAEDADVTLRLHRVLAPKLAAEAGLSFVYRDIEMPLVPVLERIEANGVMIDADELRRQSADLSKRMLAAQQKATELAGRTFNLDSPKQLCALLFEELKLPVLVKTPSGQPSTNEEALEAIADQHELPRIILEYRGLAKLRSTYTDKLAQTVNPDTGRVHTSYHQAGAATGRLASSEPNLQNIPIRTEDGRRIRRAFVAPPGRKLVACDYSQIELRIMAHLSEDAGLLRAFESGVDIHKATAAEVFGRKLDEVTGNERRAAKAINFGLMYGMSAFGLARQLGIARGEAQDYIALYFSRYPGVRDFMERTRQQAREQGYVETVFGRRLYLDYINKGTQGQRAGAERAAINAPMQGTAADIIKRAMVSIDAWLADHAARALMILQVHDELVFETETGFVETLLTEVGSRMSGAAELRVPLVVDSGVGDNWDEAH; encoded by the coding sequence ATGAAGCGACTCGTACTGATCGACGGTTCCAGCTACCTCTACCGCGCCTTCCACGCCCTGCCGCCGCTGAGCAACGCGGCCGGCGAGCCGACCGGCGCGCTGTTCGGCGTGGTCAACATGCTGCGCGCGACGTTGAAGGAAAAGCCGGATTTCGCCGCCTTCGTCGTCGACGCGCCCGGCAAGACCTTCCGCGACGACCTCTACGCCGAGTACAAGGCCAACCGGCCGCCGATGCCCGACGACCTGCGCGCGCAGGTGATGCCGATGTGCGAGATCGTGCAGGCGCTGGGCTTTCCGATCCTGCGCGTGGACGGCGTCGAAGCCGACGACGTGATCGGCACGCTGGCGCTGCAGGGCGCGGCGCAAGGCATCGAGATCACCATCTCCACCGGCGACAAGGATTTCGCGCAGCTGGTGCGGCCCGGCATCGCGTTGGTCAACACGATGAGCGGCAGCCGGCTGGATTCCGAAGCGACCGTAGTCGACAAGTTCGGCGTGCGTCCCGAGCAGATCGTGGACATGCTGGCGCTGATGGGCGACGCGATCGACAACGTGCCGGGCGTGGAGAAATGCGGCCCTAAAACCGCAGCCAAATGGCTGGCCGAATACGGCACGCTGGACGGCGTGATCGCGCACGCCTACGACATCAAGGGCAAGATCGGCGACAACCTGCGCGCCGCGGTGGACCGGCTGCCGCTGAACCGCGAGCTGGTGACGATCAAGACCGACGTCGAACTCGGCGGCGGCCCCGACACGTTGCTGCTGCGCGACCGCGACGTGGACACGCTGCGCAACCTGTACGCGCGCTACGGCTTCAACCAGGCGCTGAAGGAACTCGACGGCGCCGCCGCTGCCGGCGGCGTGCCCGAGAAAGAGCCCGGCCGCGCGCGCGGCACCGGATTCGTCAGCGCGCCGGCGCCGGTTGCGGCCGTCGATCCGGCGCTGTCGGCGCCGGGCGAGTACGAAACGATCCTGCTGCCGTCGCAGTTGCGCGCCTGGATCGAGCGCTTGCAGGCCGCCGACGAATTCGCCTTCGACAGCGAGACCGACAGCCTCGATCCGATGCAGGCCAACCTGGTCGGCCTGAGCTTCTCGGTCGAACCGGGCAAGGCCGCCTATCTGCCGCTGGCGCACCATTATCCCGGCGCGCCCGAACAACTAGACCGCGCGCAGACGCTGGCCGCACTGGCGCCGCTGTTCGCCGATGCCGGCAGGAAGAAGCTGGGCCAGCACGGCAAGTACGACCTGCACGTGCTGCGCAGGCACGGCATCGAGGTGAAGGGCTACGCCGACGACACCATGCTCGAAAGCTTCGTGCTCAATTCGGGCAGCAGCCGCCACGACATGGATTCGCTGGCGCAGCGCTACCTGGGCTACGAGACGATCAAGTACGAACAGGTCGCCGGCAAGGGCAGCAAGGCGATCCCGTTCTCGGCGGTCGCCATCGACGATGCCACGCGCTACGCCGCGGAAGACGCCGACGTCACCCTGCGCCTGCACCGCGTACTGGCGCCGAAGCTGGCCGCCGAGGCCGGGCTCTCCTTCGTCTACCGCGACATCGAAATGCCGCTGGTGCCGGTGCTGGAGCGGATCGAAGCCAACGGCGTGATGATCGACGCCGACGAACTGCGCCGCCAGAGCGCCGACCTGAGCAAGCGCATGCTCGCCGCGCAACAGAAAGCCACCGAACTGGCCGGCCGCACCTTCAATCTCGATTCGCCCAAGCAGCTGTGCGCATTGCTGTTCGAGGAACTGAAGCTGCCGGTGCTGGTGAAGACGCCGTCCGGACAGCCTTCGACCAACGAAGAAGCGCTGGAAGCGATCGCCGACCAGCACGAACTGCCGCGGATCATCCTGGAATACCGCGGCCTGGCCAAACTGCGCAGCACCTATACCGACAAGCTCGCGCAGACGGTGAACCCCGATACCGGCCGCGTGCACACCAGCTATCACCAGGCCGGCGCCGCGACCGGGCGGCTGGCGTCTTCCGAACCCAACCTGCAGAACATCCCGATCCGCACCGAGGACGGCCGCCGCATCCGCCGCGCCTTCGTCGCACCGCCGGGGCGCAAGCTGGTGGCTTGCGACTATTCGCAGATCGAATTGCGGATCATGGCGCACCTGTCCGAAGACGCAGGTTTGTTGCGCGCGTTCGAATCCGGCGTCGACATCCACAAGGCCACGGCCGCCGAAGTGTTCGGCCGCAAGCTGGACGAAGTGACCGGCAACGAGCGCCGCGCCGCCAAGGCGATCAACTTCGGCCTGATGTACGGCATGAGCGCGTTCGGACTGGCGCGGCAGCTGGGCATCGCCCGCGGCGAGGCGCAGGATTACATCGCGCTGTACTTCAGCCGCTACCCGGGCGTGCGCGACTTCATGGAACGCACCCGGCAGCAGGCGCGCGAGCAGGGCTATGTCGAGACCGTGTTCGGCCGACGCCTGTACCTGGACTACATCAACAAGGGCACGCAGGGCCAACGCGCCGGCGCCGAGCGCGCGGCGATCAATGCGCCGATGCAGGGCACCGCGGCGGACATCATCAAGCGCGCGATGGTGTCGATCGATGCGTGGCTGGCCGATCATGCCGCGCGCGCGCTGATGATCCTGCAGGTGCACGACGAGCTGGTCTTCGAGACGGAAACGGGCTTCGTCGAAACGCTGCTGACGGAGGTCGGCAGCCGCATGTCGGGCGCCGCTGAACTGCGGGTGCCGCTGGTGGTGGATAGCGGCGTGGGCGACAACTGGGACGAGGCGCATTGA
- a CDS encoding DUF2782 domain-containing protein → MNASTLLRAGALSAALLLGACATFAGGDASVPIPADAQRSMHTEPNGDVIEEYRVAGRLHTVKVTPARGPTYYLTDADGDGQIDNNKQDGISPVYFKLFSF, encoded by the coding sequence ATGAACGCATCCACTCTCCTCCGCGCCGGTGCGCTGTCGGCCGCCCTGCTGCTCGGCGCCTGCGCCACCTTCGCCGGCGGCGACGCCAGCGTGCCGATACCCGCCGATGCGCAGCGCAGCATGCATACCGAGCCCAATGGCGACGTGATCGAGGAATACCGCGTCGCCGGCCGCCTGCATACGGTCAAAGTGACGCCCGCGCGCGGCCCCACCTACTACCTGACCGATGCGGACGGCGACGGCCAGATAGACAACAACAAGCAGGACGGCATCTCGCCGGTGTACTTCAAACTCTTCAGTTTCTGA
- a CDS encoding GNAT family N-acetyltransferase — MTDIEIRPLADAAALRGAWPVAQQLRPHLNEEGFVAQALRQFGEGFRATALYDAGIARAYAGWRVHENLVYGKHMYVDDLVTDQTVRSRGYGKQLLDWLKDEARRQGCAKLQLDSGTHRKDAHAFYLREGLRIEAFHFGIPL, encoded by the coding sequence ATGACCGATATCGAGATCCGGCCGTTGGCCGATGCGGCCGCGCTGCGCGGCGCCTGGCCCGTGGCGCAGCAGTTGCGTCCGCACCTGAACGAGGAAGGCTTCGTCGCGCAGGCCTTGCGCCAGTTCGGCGAGGGCTTCCGCGCCACGGCGCTGTACGACGCAGGCATCGCCCGCGCCTACGCCGGTTGGCGCGTGCACGAGAACCTCGTGTACGGCAAGCATATGTACGTGGACGATCTGGTCACCGACCAGACCGTGCGCAGCCGTGGTTATGGCAAGCAGCTGCTCGATTGGCTGAAGGACGAAGCGCGGCGCCAGGGCTGCGCGAAATTGCAGCTGGATTCGGGCACGCACCGCAAGGACGCGCATGCCTTCTATTTGCGCGAAGGGCTGCGGATCGAGGCGTTCCACTTCGGCATACCGCTTTAG
- a CDS encoding alpha/beta hydrolase: protein MLAIAARNATLLVGLLFAPAAIAAEMSLRESVMHPLPLAEVPAMREIADQTYLDAAKPDHAYDLYLPDSKAPRPLVLMIHGGAPAVSGLRKSPLFRSWALQIASRSGAAVAVIGWDGDKRLTGQIDTAYAHIKSRAGEYGIDAARPCILTFSAGVAAVVPHALRSATIAPRCIVGLYGDWQPAMKALPDVKNVRGLPILVVRAGRDEIVPDTSAPAFVAAAQAAGADVEVLRHPQGLHVFEIRNPGADTTRILEATLDFLRVNTRARGRPEPRKNNG from the coding sequence ATGCTTGCGATTGCGGCACGAAACGCGACCTTACTGGTTGGCTTGCTGTTCGCCCCCGCGGCCATCGCCGCGGAAATGTCGCTGCGCGAATCGGTCATGCATCCGCTGCCGCTGGCGGAAGTACCGGCAATGCGCGAAATCGCCGACCAGACTTATCTGGATGCGGCCAAGCCCGATCACGCCTACGACCTGTATCTGCCCGACAGCAAGGCGCCGCGTCCACTGGTATTGATGATCCACGGCGGTGCGCCCGCCGTATCCGGGCTGCGCAAATCGCCACTATTTCGCAGCTGGGCGCTGCAGATAGCGTCACGCAGCGGCGCCGCGGTGGCCGTGATCGGATGGGACGGCGACAAGCGCCTCACCGGCCAGATCGATACCGCCTACGCGCACATCAAGTCGCGCGCCGGCGAATACGGCATCGATGCCGCGCGGCCCTGCATCCTGACTTTCTCCGCCGGCGTGGCGGCGGTGGTGCCGCATGCGCTGCGCAGCGCGACGATCGCGCCGCGTTGCATCGTCGGCCTATATGGCGATTGGCAGCCGGCGATGAAGGCGTTGCCCGACGTTAAAAATGTGCGCGGGCTGCCGATCCTAGTCGTGCGCGCCGGTCGCGACGAGATCGTTCCGGACACCAGCGCGCCGGCTTTCGTCGCGGCCGCGCAGGCCGCAGGCGCCGATGTGGAGGTGCTACGGCATCCGCAGGGGCTGCACGTGTTCGAGATACGCAATCCCGGTGCGGATACGACTCGGATACTCGAGGCCACGCTCGATTTCCTGCGCGTCAACACACGAGCGCGCGGGCGGCCTGAACCCCGCAAAAACAACGGATGA
- a CDS encoding methylated-DNA--[protein]-cysteine S-methyltransferase, which produces MNTIYRTQLAVATQNDPRWASVVSRDAQADGSFYYSVASSGVYCRPSCAARLARPENVRFHTNTQAAEQAGFRACKRCKPDRYAADAEQAPQTPQKIAFSIGVSAIGRVLVARSERGVCAILLGDDDNALASQLQQRFANSELTRDDVSLQLVLAQVAGFVDQPQGDLDVPLDAHGSDFQQRVWQALRSIPAGATASYTDIAQRIGSPHAVRAVAAACAANPLAVVIPCHRVIKRDGSLSGFRWGVERKRALLAREAQA; this is translated from the coding sequence ATGAACACGATCTACCGCACCCAACTCGCTGTCGCCACCCAGAACGATCCGCGCTGGGCATCCGTCGTCTCGCGCGACGCTCAGGCCGACGGCAGCTTCTATTACTCTGTCGCAAGCTCCGGCGTGTATTGCCGGCCTTCCTGCGCTGCCCGTCTGGCTCGACCGGAAAACGTGCGTTTCCACACCAACACGCAAGCCGCGGAACAGGCCGGTTTTCGCGCCTGCAAACGCTGCAAGCCCGATCGCTACGCAGCGGACGCGGAACAAGCACCGCAAACGCCGCAGAAGATCGCTTTTTCGATCGGCGTAAGCGCTATCGGCCGTGTGTTGGTCGCACGCAGCGAACGCGGCGTTTGCGCGATCCTTCTGGGCGACGACGACAACGCACTGGCCAGCCAACTGCAGCAACGCTTCGCAAACAGCGAATTGACCCGCGACGACGTCAGCTTGCAACTGGTGCTCGCTCAGGTCGCCGGTTTCGTCGACCAACCGCAGGGCGATCTCGATGTGCCGCTGGATGCGCACGGCAGCGACTTCCAGCAGCGCGTATGGCAGGCCTTGCGCAGCATTCCGGCGGGCGCCACGGCGAGCTACACGGACATCGCGCAACGCATCGGATCGCCGCACGCGGTGCGTGCCGTGGCCGCGGCTTGCGCAGCGAATCCGCTGGCTGTGGTCATCCCCTGCCATCGCGTGATCAAGCGCGACGGCAGCCTGTCGGGCTTTCGCTGGGGCGTGGAGCGCAAGCGCGCGCTGCTGGCACGCGAAGCGCAGGCATGA
- a CDS encoding 2OG-Fe(II) oxygenase, with protein MNANAVVTPGARRDIAARVRGMDWDRVGTDLDAQGNALLPQLLTPEECTALAGLYGQDERFRSRVVMARHGFGRGEYRYFAYPLPESIAALRTRLYPLLAPIANRWNRTMGIDARYPDRHDEFIARCHDAGQTRPTPLLLQYGMDDYNCLHQDLYGEHVFPLQVAILLSQPGEDFSGGEFVLTEQRPRMQSRVDVVPLRRGDGVVFAVHQRPVRGARGAYRVNMRHGVSRVRAGHRHTLGVIFHDAA; from the coding sequence ATGAATGCGAACGCTGTCGTAACTCCCGGCGCGCGCCGCGATATCGCGGCGCGCGTTCGGGGCATGGATTGGGATCGTGTCGGCACCGATCTCGACGCGCAGGGCAACGCACTGCTGCCGCAGCTTCTCACGCCCGAGGAATGCACGGCGCTGGCCGGACTGTACGGCCAGGACGAACGCTTCCGCAGCCGCGTGGTGATGGCCCGGCACGGTTTCGGCCGCGGCGAATACCGGTACTTCGCTTATCCATTGCCGGAATCGATCGCGGCGCTGCGGACCCGTCTTTATCCGCTACTGGCTCCGATCGCCAACCGCTGGAACCGGACGATGGGCATCGATGCGCGTTATCCGGACCGGCACGATGAATTCATCGCGCGCTGCCACGACGCCGGCCAGACGCGGCCCACGCCCTTGCTGCTGCAGTACGGGATGGACGACTACAACTGCTTGCATCAGGACCTGTACGGCGAACACGTATTTCCGCTGCAGGTCGCGATACTGCTGTCGCAACCGGGCGAGGACTTCAGCGGCGGCGAATTCGTGCTGACCGAACAGCGTCCGCGCATGCAGTCGCGCGTGGACGTGGTGCCGCTGCGGCGGGGCGACGGCGTCGTCTTCGCCGTTCACCAGCGCCCGGTACGCGGCGCGCGCGGTGCGTACCGCGTCAACATGCGGCATGGCGTGAGCCGCGTGCGCGCGGGCCATCGGCACACCTTGGGCGTGATATTCCACGATGCGGCCTGA